A region from the Mycolicibacterium litorale genome encodes:
- the folK gene encoding 2-amino-4-hydroxy-6-hydroxymethyldihydropteridine diphosphokinase: protein MTRVVLSIGSNVGDRLTRLQSVVDALGDSVRAVSPIYETDAWGGVEQGPFLNAVLIADDPDRDCHDWLRWGQELEQAADRVRGQRWGPRTLDVDIVTCHDGDTEVRSATAELTLPHPYAHLRAFVLMPWLVADPAATLTVADTTRPISLWLEDLDPAERSGVRLTDLTLHTEPAAD from the coding sequence ATGACACGAGTCGTGCTGTCGATCGGGTCGAACGTGGGGGACCGCCTGACCCGGTTGCAGTCGGTGGTCGACGCCCTCGGTGACTCGGTACGGGCGGTGTCGCCGATCTACGAGACCGATGCGTGGGGCGGCGTCGAACAGGGCCCGTTCCTCAACGCGGTGCTCATCGCCGACGATCCGGATCGCGACTGCCACGACTGGCTGCGCTGGGGGCAGGAGCTCGAACAGGCCGCCGACCGGGTCCGCGGCCAGCGCTGGGGTCCGCGCACCCTCGACGTCGACATCGTGACCTGCCACGACGGGGACACCGAGGTGCGATCGGCGACCGCGGAACTCACCCTGCCGCATCCGTACGCCCATCTGCGGGCGTTCGTGCTGATGCCATGGCTGGTCGCCGACCCCGCCGCGACGCTGACCGTGGCCGACACGACCCGTCCCATCTCGCTGTGGCTCGAGGACCTCGATCCCGCCGAGCGCTCGGGGGTGCGGCTCACCGACCTGACGCTGCACACGGAGCCCGCGGCCGACTGA
- the folB gene encoding dihydroneopterin aldolase — MSDRIELRGLTVRGHHGVFDHERRDGQDFVIDLTVWLDLTAAAASDDLAHTVDYGGLAQRAHDIVAGPPRDLIETVAAEIADDVMTDDRIDAVEVVVHKPEAPIPLSFSDVAVVAHRTRAREKQERT; from the coding sequence GTGTCTGACCGAATCGAATTGCGCGGGTTGACGGTTCGCGGCCACCACGGCGTCTTCGACCACGAGCGCCGCGACGGACAGGACTTCGTGATCGACCTGACGGTGTGGCTCGACCTCACCGCGGCGGCCGCCAGCGACGACCTTGCCCACACCGTCGACTACGGCGGACTCGCGCAGCGCGCCCACGACATCGTGGCCGGGCCGCCCCGCGATCTGATCGAGACCGTGGCGGCGGAGATCGCCGACGACGTGATGACCGACGACCGCATCGACGCCGTCGAGGTGGTCGTCCACAAGCCGGAAGCGCCGATCCCGCTGAGCTTCTCTGATGTCGCAGTGGTGGCGCACCGGACCCGCGCACGGGAGAAGCAGGAGCGCACATGA
- the folP gene encoding dihydropteroate synthase encodes MSAAGVQVMGVVNVTDDSFSDGGLFLDAGRAVAHGVALAAEGAAIIDVGGESTRPGATRVDPDVETARVIPVVEALAAAGITVSIDTMRARVAGAALEHGAAIVNDVSGGRADPDMARVVADAGVPWILMHWRSVDADHPHRVPVYDDVVTEVRAELLSAVDAAVAAGVDPLNLIIDPGLGFAKTGQHNWALLHALPELVATEIPVLVGASRKRFLGSLLADAYGAPRPPDGRETATAVISALAAQHGAWGVRVHDVRASVDALKVVEAWEGGGGV; translated from the coding sequence GTGAGCGCCGCAGGGGTGCAGGTGATGGGGGTCGTCAACGTCACCGACGACTCGTTCTCCGACGGAGGATTGTTCCTCGACGCGGGCCGCGCCGTGGCGCACGGGGTGGCACTGGCGGCCGAGGGTGCGGCGATCATCGACGTCGGCGGCGAGTCGACCCGACCCGGCGCCACCCGCGTCGACCCGGATGTCGAGACGGCCCGGGTCATCCCGGTCGTCGAAGCGCTGGCCGCGGCGGGTATCACGGTGAGCATCGACACGATGCGCGCCCGGGTGGCCGGCGCCGCCCTCGAACACGGCGCCGCGATCGTCAACGACGTGTCCGGCGGCCGCGCCGACCCCGACATGGCGCGGGTGGTCGCCGACGCCGGGGTGCCGTGGATCCTCATGCACTGGCGCTCGGTCGACGCCGACCACCCCCATCGGGTGCCGGTCTACGACGACGTCGTCACCGAGGTGCGCGCCGAACTGCTGTCCGCGGTGGACGCCGCCGTGGCCGCAGGCGTGGACCCGCTGAACCTGATCATCGACCCGGGCCTCGGATTCGCCAAGACGGGACAACACAACTGGGCGCTGCTGCACGCGCTGCCCGAACTGGTGGCCACGGAGATTCCGGTGCTGGTCGGGGCGTCGCGCAAACGGTTCCTCGGTTCGCTGCTCGCCGACGCCTACGGCGCGCCGCGTCCCCCCGACGGCCGGGAGACCGCGACGGCGGTGATCTCGGCGCTGGCCGCCCAGCACGGAGCCTGGGGGGTGCGGGTGCACGACGTGCGCGCCTCGGTCGACGCACTCAAAGTGGTGGAGGCGTGGGAAGGCGGCGGCGGTGTCTGA
- the folE gene encoding GTP cyclohydrolase I FolE: MTRSYDSATVRSADFDQPRAEAAVRELLIAVGEDPDRHGLIDTPARVARAYREMFAGLYTDPDDVLNTTFDEQHDEMVLVKDIPMYSTCEHHLVAFHGVAHVGYIPGVDGRVTGLSKLARVVDLYAKRPQVQERLTAQVADALMRKLDPRGVIVVIEAEHLCMAMRGIRKPGATTTTSAVRGQFKTDKASRAEALDLILRK, encoded by the coding sequence ATGACGCGGTCGTACGATTCGGCCACGGTCAGAAGCGCTGATTTCGACCAGCCGCGTGCGGAGGCGGCGGTTCGCGAACTGCTCATCGCCGTCGGGGAGGATCCGGACCGGCACGGTCTGATCGACACCCCGGCGCGGGTGGCGCGGGCGTACCGGGAGATGTTCGCGGGGCTCTACACCGACCCGGACGACGTCCTGAACACCACGTTCGACGAACAGCACGACGAGATGGTGCTGGTCAAGGACATCCCGATGTACTCCACGTGTGAGCACCACCTGGTGGCCTTCCACGGCGTCGCCCACGTCGGCTACATCCCGGGCGTCGACGGACGGGTGACCGGGCTGTCCAAGCTCGCCCGCGTCGTCGACCTGTACGCGAAGCGGCCGCAGGTCCAGGAGCGGCTGACGGCCCAGGTCGCCGACGCCCTGATGCGCAAGCTCGACCCCCGCGGGGTGATCGTGGTGATCGAAGCCGAGCACCTGTGCATGGCGATGCGCGGCATCCGCAAACCCGGCGCCACCACCACCACCTCCGCGGTCCGCGGCCAGTTCAAGACCGACAAGGCTTCGCGCGCCGAGGCGCTGGATCTGATCCTGCGGAAGTGA
- the ftsH gene encoding ATP-dependent zinc metalloprotease FtsH, producing MNRKNVIRTLIVIAVVLLLGWSFFYFSDDTRGYKPVDTSVAIAQINGDNVNSAQIDDREQQLRLELKSGNGDTEDSDKILTKYPTGYAVTLFESLQDKNVKINTVVNQGSVLGSLLIYMLPLLLLVALFVFFSRMQTGGRMGFGFGKSRAKQLSKDMPKTTFADVAGVDEAVEELYEIKDFLQNPSRYQALGAKIPKGVLLYGPPGTGKTLLARAVAGEAGVPFFTISGSDFVEMFVGVGASRVRDLFEQAKQNSPCIIFVDEIDAVGRQRGAGLGGGHDEREQTLNQLLVEMDGFGDRQGVILIAATNRPDILDPALLRPGRFDRQIPVTSPDLAGRRAVLKVHSQGKPMAPDADLDGLAKRTVGMSGADLANVINEAALLTARENGTVITGLALEEAVDRVVGGPRRKSRIISEHEKKITAYHEGGHTLAAWAMPDIEPIYKVTILARGRTGGHAVAVPEDDKGLMTRSEMISRLVFAMGGRAAEELVFREPTTGAVSDIQQATKIARAMVTEYGMSSKLGAVRYGTEHGDPFLGRTMGTSSDYSHEVAQIIDDEVRKLIEAAHTEAWEILTEYRDVLDTLAGELLEKETLHRVELEAIFGEVKKRPRLTMFDDFGGRVPSDKPPIKTPGELAIERGEEWPQPKPEPAFKAAIAAASKAAEEAARKNGNGSNGSNGSPNGATQPDYGAPAGWHAPGWPPPQQPSGQQGGYWYPPPNPPAWHDPRRQQPYPPYQSYPQPGQRPQGNPPREPQQEQGRDGDRPGDRPTPPGQN from the coding sequence ATGAACCGGAAAAATGTGATCCGCACGCTGATCGTGATAGCGGTCGTGTTGTTGCTGGGCTGGTCGTTCTTTTATTTCAGTGACGACACCCGCGGATACAAGCCCGTCGACACCTCGGTGGCGATCGCGCAGATCAACGGCGACAACGTCAACAGCGCCCAGATCGACGATCGCGAACAGCAGCTCCGCCTGGAACTGAAGAGCGGCAACGGCGACACCGAGGACAGCGACAAGATCCTCACCAAGTACCCGACGGGCTATGCGGTCACGCTGTTCGAGTCGCTGCAGGACAAGAATGTCAAGATCAACACCGTCGTCAACCAGGGCAGTGTGCTGGGGTCGCTCCTCATCTACATGCTGCCGCTGCTGCTGCTGGTCGCGTTGTTCGTCTTCTTCTCCCGCATGCAGACCGGCGGCCGGATGGGCTTCGGCTTCGGCAAGTCGCGCGCCAAGCAGCTGTCCAAGGACATGCCCAAGACGACATTCGCCGACGTAGCGGGTGTCGACGAGGCGGTCGAAGAGCTCTACGAGATCAAGGACTTCCTGCAGAACCCGTCGCGCTACCAGGCGCTGGGCGCCAAGATCCCCAAGGGCGTGCTGCTCTACGGCCCGCCCGGCACCGGTAAGACGCTGCTGGCCCGCGCGGTCGCCGGCGAAGCGGGTGTCCCGTTCTTCACGATCTCCGGTTCCGACTTCGTCGAGATGTTCGTCGGCGTCGGCGCCTCCCGCGTGCGCGACCTGTTCGAGCAGGCCAAACAGAACAGCCCCTGCATCATCTTCGTCGACGAGATCGACGCGGTCGGCCGCCAGCGCGGCGCCGGCCTCGGCGGCGGGCACGACGAACGCGAGCAGACCCTCAACCAGCTGCTCGTCGAGATGGACGGCTTCGGCGACCGCCAGGGCGTCATCCTGATCGCGGCCACCAACCGCCCCGACATCCTCGATCCCGCGCTGCTGCGTCCCGGCCGCTTCGACCGCCAGATCCCGGTCACCAGCCCCGACCTCGCCGGCCGCCGCGCCGTGCTCAAGGTGCACTCACAGGGCAAGCCGATGGCACCCGACGCCGACCTCGACGGTCTCGCCAAGCGCACCGTCGGCATGTCCGGCGCCGACCTGGCCAACGTCATCAACGAGGCCGCGCTGCTCACCGCGCGTGAGAACGGCACCGTCATCACCGGTCTCGCGCTCGAAGAGGCCGTCGACCGCGTCGTCGGCGGGCCGCGCCGCAAGAGCCGCATCATCAGCGAGCACGAGAAGAAGATCACGGCCTACCACGAGGGCGGGCACACCCTGGCGGCCTGGGCGATGCCCGACATCGAGCCGATCTACAAGGTGACGATCCTGGCCCGCGGGCGGACCGGCGGCCACGCCGTCGCCGTCCCCGAGGATGACAAGGGCCTGATGACCCGCTCGGAGATGATCTCCCGGCTGGTGTTCGCGATGGGCGGACGCGCCGCCGAGGAGCTCGTGTTCCGCGAGCCCACCACGGGTGCGGTGTCCGACATCCAGCAGGCCACCAAGATCGCCCGCGCGATGGTCACCGAGTACGGCATGAGCAGCAAGCTCGGCGCCGTGCGGTACGGCACCGAACACGGCGACCCGTTCCTCGGCCGCACGATGGGCACCTCGTCGGACTACAGCCACGAGGTGGCGCAGATCATCGACGACGAGGTCCGCAAACTGATCGAGGCCGCCCACACCGAGGCGTGGGAGATCCTCACCGAATACCGCGACGTGCTCGACACCCTGGCCGGGGAGCTCCTCGAGAAGGAGACGCTGCACCGCGTCGAACTCGAGGCCATCTTCGGTGAGGTGAAGAAGCGGCCCCGCCTGACCATGTTCGACGACTTCGGTGGCCGGGTCCCGTCGGACAAGCCGCCGATCAAGACCCCGGGTGAGCTGGCGATCGAGCGCGGCGAGGAATGGCCGCAGCCCAAACCCGAACCGGCGTTCAAGGCGGCGATCGCGGCGGCGAGCAAGGCCGCCGAGGAAGCCGCCCGCAAGAACGGGAACGGCTCGAACGGGTCCAACGGATCGCCCAACGGTGCGACCCAGCCCGACTACGGCGCCCCCGCAGGCTGGCACGCCCCGGGCTGGCCGCCGCCGCAGCAGCCGTCGGGTCAGCAGGGTGGGTACTGGTATCCGCCGCCGAACCCGCCTGCCTGGCACGATCCGCGCCGGCAGCAGCCGTACCCGCCGTACCAGTCCTATCCTCAGCCGGGTCAGCGGCCGCAGGGCAATCCGCCGCGCGAACCGCAGCAGGAGCAGGGGCGCGACGGTGACCGTCCGGGCGACCGCCCCACCCCGCCCGGGCAGAACTGA
- a CDS encoding alpha/beta fold hydrolase, which produces MCLGETVITPTERLVDTNGVRLRVTEAGERGAPVVVLAHGFPELAYSWRHQIPVLADAGYHVIAPDQRGYGDSSHPEAVDDYDIVALTGDVAGLLDDVGAQRAVVVGHDWGSPVVTNFALLHPDRVAGLVNLSVPPVPRSSERPTDIWRKTFGDHFFYILYFQEPGVADADLGRDPRASLQRMLALEGFTAPASELADKPLPPLPEWMSQEEFDHYADVFTRTGFTGGLNWYRNFDRNWELTASTPAATVTVPTLFIAGSADPVLSFTPRHRVTDLVTGDYREVLLDGAGHWLQQERPDEVNALLLEYLSGLELA; this is translated from the coding sequence GTGTGCTTGGGTGAGACCGTGATCACCCCGACCGAACGGTTAGTGGACACCAATGGCGTGCGCCTGCGTGTCACGGAGGCCGGCGAACGCGGTGCGCCCGTCGTCGTGCTGGCCCACGGTTTCCCCGAACTCGCCTACTCGTGGCGCCACCAGATCCCGGTACTCGCCGACGCCGGCTACCACGTCATCGCCCCGGACCAGCGCGGCTACGGCGACTCGTCGCACCCGGAGGCGGTCGACGACTACGACATCGTTGCGCTTACCGGGGACGTCGCCGGCCTGCTCGACGACGTCGGCGCGCAGCGCGCGGTGGTCGTCGGACACGACTGGGGGTCGCCGGTCGTCACCAACTTCGCGCTTCTGCACCCCGACCGGGTGGCCGGGCTGGTGAACCTGAGCGTGCCGCCGGTGCCGCGGTCCTCCGAGCGGCCCACCGACATCTGGCGCAAGACCTTCGGCGACCATTTCTTCTACATCCTCTACTTCCAGGAACCGGGGGTCGCGGACGCCGACCTCGGCCGCGATCCGCGGGCGTCGCTGCAGCGCATGCTGGCGCTCGAGGGCTTCACCGCCCCGGCGAGCGAGCTCGCCGACAAGCCGCTGCCCCCGCTGCCGGAGTGGATGAGCCAGGAGGAGTTCGACCACTACGCCGACGTGTTCACCCGCACCGGGTTCACCGGCGGGCTGAACTGGTACCGCAACTTCGACCGCAACTGGGAGCTGACCGCGAGCACCCCGGCCGCGACCGTCACGGTGCCGACGTTGTTCATCGCCGGCAGCGCCGACCCGGTGCTGAGCTTCACCCCGCGGCACCGGGTCACCGATCTGGTCACCGGCGACTATCGCGAGGTGCTGCTCGACGGCGCCGGCCACTGGCTGCAGCAGGAACGCCCCGACGAGGTGAATGCCCTGCTGCTCGAGTACCTGTCCGGATTGGAGCTCGCATGA
- a CDS encoding LLM class flavin-dependent oxidoreductase, protein MTGKPLNFGVFITPFHPVGQSPTVALEYDMERVVRLDRLGFDEAWFGEHHSGGYELISCPEVFIAAAAERTKHIRLGTGVVSLPYHHPLMVADRWVLLDHLTRGRVMFGTGPGALPSDAYMMGLDPVEQRRMMQESLEAILALLRAEPDERINRETDWFTLRDAQLHIRPYTWPYPEISTAAMISPSGPRLAGALGTSLLSLSMSVPGGFAALESTWQVVVDQAAKSGRPEPDRDHWRVLSIMHLADTREQAIDDCTYGLADFANYFGAAGFVPLSNSVEGERSPHEFVAEYAAQGNCCIGTPDDAIAYIDDLLEKSGGFGTLLLLGHDWASPEATYHSYDLFARKVMPHFKGQLTAPRASHDWAKGMRDQLLGRAGDAIVKAITEHTDELKSDDR, encoded by the coding sequence ATGACCGGTAAACCGCTGAACTTCGGTGTGTTCATCACCCCGTTCCATCCGGTCGGGCAATCCCCTACCGTGGCACTCGAATACGACATGGAGCGGGTGGTGCGGCTGGACCGGCTCGGGTTCGACGAGGCGTGGTTCGGCGAACACCACTCGGGCGGTTACGAACTCATCTCCTGTCCGGAGGTGTTCATCGCCGCGGCCGCCGAACGCACCAAGCACATCCGCCTCGGCACCGGGGTGGTGTCGCTGCCCTACCACCATCCGCTGATGGTGGCCGACCGCTGGGTGCTGCTGGACCACCTGACCCGCGGCCGGGTCATGTTCGGCACCGGGCCGGGCGCGCTGCCGTCGGACGCCTACATGATGGGGCTCGACCCGGTCGAGCAGCGCCGGATGATGCAGGAGTCGCTCGAGGCGATCCTCGCGCTGTTGCGGGCCGAACCCGACGAACGCATCAACCGCGAGACCGACTGGTTCACCCTGCGCGACGCACAGCTGCACATCCGCCCCTACACCTGGCCGTACCCCGAGATCTCCACGGCGGCGATGATCTCGCCGTCGGGCCCCCGGCTGGCCGGTGCGCTGGGCACGTCGCTGCTGTCGCTGTCGATGTCGGTCCCGGGCGGGTTCGCCGCGCTGGAGTCGACGTGGCAGGTCGTCGTGGACCAGGCCGCGAAATCCGGTCGGCCGGAACCGGATCGGGACCACTGGCGGGTGCTGTCGATCATGCACCTGGCCGATACGCGGGAACAGGCGATCGACGACTGCACCTACGGGCTGGCCGATTTCGCCAACTACTTCGGTGCGGCCGGCTTCGTCCCGCTGTCCAACAGCGTCGAGGGCGAACGCTCCCCGCACGAGTTCGTCGCCGAGTACGCCGCACAGGGCAACTGCTGCATCGGCACCCCCGACGACGCGATCGCCTACATCGACGATCTGCTGGAGAAGTCGGGCGGCTTCGGGACGCTGCTGCTGCTCGGTCACGACTGGGCCTCCCCGGAGGCCACCTACCACTCGTACGACCTCTTCGCCCGAAAGGTGATGCCGCACTTCAAAGGTCAGCTGACCGCCCCCCGCGCCTCGCATGACTGGGCCAAGGGTATGCGGGATCAGCTGCTGGGCCGGGCCGGTGACGCGATCGTCAAGGCGATCACCGAGCACACCGACGAGTTGAAGTCGGATGACCGGTAG
- a CDS encoding zinc-binding dehydrogenase has protein sequence MRAAVLRGGRMVLRDDVPEPVPGPGQVLVAVKACGICGSDLHFAAHGAEALAAGAQMEGMPGLGDPVDLSADVFMGHEIAAEVLESGPDTDAPPPGTAVTSIPVLLSATGVAPIVYSNSVIGGYAERMLLSAPLLMPVPDGLDPRHAALTEPMAVGLHAVNKSAITRGESALVLGCGPIGMAIIAALRLRGVENVVAADFSVTRRRLAETMGAHETVDPAQRSPFDGAAPAVVFEAVGAPGILNDIMRRAPAHTRIIVAGVCMEPDTLVPFYGAPKELTVQFVFAYDAGEFAETLRAIADGAIDVAPLITAQVGLDAVGEAFEALSRPDEQCKILVTP, from the coding sequence GTGCGCGCGGCGGTGCTGCGTGGCGGCCGGATGGTGCTGCGCGACGATGTGCCCGAACCGGTTCCGGGTCCCGGGCAGGTTCTCGTCGCGGTGAAGGCGTGCGGAATCTGCGGATCCGACCTGCACTTCGCCGCGCACGGCGCCGAGGCACTGGCCGCCGGAGCGCAGATGGAGGGCATGCCCGGGCTGGGTGACCCGGTGGACCTGTCGGCCGACGTGTTCATGGGCCACGAGATCGCCGCGGAGGTCCTCGAGTCCGGCCCCGACACCGACGCGCCGCCGCCGGGCACCGCCGTGACGTCGATCCCGGTGCTGTTGTCCGCGACGGGTGTGGCACCGATCGTCTACTCCAACAGCGTGATCGGCGGATACGCCGAGCGCATGCTGCTGTCGGCGCCGCTGCTGATGCCCGTACCCGACGGGTTGGATCCCCGGCACGCCGCGCTCACCGAGCCGATGGCGGTGGGTCTGCACGCGGTGAACAAGTCCGCGATCACCCGCGGCGAGTCGGCGCTGGTGCTGGGCTGCGGGCCCATCGGGATGGCGATCATCGCCGCGCTACGGTTGCGAGGCGTGGAAAACGTTGTGGCAGCCGATTTCTCGGTGACCCGGCGCCGCCTCGCCGAGACGATGGGCGCCCACGAGACCGTCGACCCGGCGCAACGCTCACCGTTCGACGGCGCGGCACCCGCGGTGGTGTTCGAGGCGGTCGGCGCGCCCGGCATCCTCAACGACATCATGCGCCGCGCACCCGCGCACACCCGCATCATCGTCGCCGGGGTGTGCATGGAGCCCGACACGCTCGTGCCGTTCTACGGCGCACCCAAGGAACTGACCGTCCAGTTCGTGTTCGCCTACGACGCGGGCGAATTCGCCGAGACGCTACGGGCCATCGCCGACGGCGCGATCGACGTCGCACCGCTGATCACCGCCCAGGTCGGTCTCGACGCTGTCGGTGAGGCGTTCGAGGCACTGTCCCGGCCCGACGAGCAATGCAAGATCTTGGTCACCCCCTGA
- a CDS encoding SIMPL domain-containing protein, which translates to MPIAVRARTRFLTLAAAGLTVAGVAACDASSGPTPGGSGEVRQVTVVGAGEVQGAPDTLTANVAMEAIAADVTGAMNQSGDRQQAVIDALVDAGIAREDISTTQVSLQPQFGEDGTAIIGYRANNSIDVKIRDLSAASQALALIVSTGGDATRINSVDYSIEDDSQLVRDARARAFEDAKNRAEQYAELSGLDLGKVISISESGGAQPPMPMPRGEAAMAVPLEPGQQTVGFSVTVIWELA; encoded by the coding sequence ATGCCGATCGCTGTGCGCGCCAGAACCCGGTTCCTCACCCTCGCCGCGGCGGGTCTGACGGTTGCCGGTGTGGCGGCGTGCGACGCCAGCTCCGGTCCCACGCCGGGCGGGTCCGGGGAGGTCCGGCAGGTCACGGTCGTCGGGGCCGGCGAGGTTCAGGGCGCGCCGGATACGTTGACCGCCAACGTGGCCATGGAGGCGATCGCCGCCGACGTCACCGGCGCGATGAACCAGTCCGGCGACCGCCAACAGGCCGTCATCGACGCCCTGGTCGACGCGGGGATCGCGCGCGAGGACATCAGCACCACGCAGGTCAGCCTGCAACCCCAGTTCGGCGAGGACGGCACCGCGATCATCGGCTACCGGGCGAACAACTCGATCGACGTCAAGATCCGCGATCTCAGCGCGGCTTCGCAGGCGCTGGCGCTGATCGTCAGCACCGGCGGCGACGCCACCCGCATCAACTCGGTGGACTATTCGATCGAGGACGATTCGCAGCTGGTTCGCGACGCGCGGGCGCGGGCATTCGAGGACGCCAAGAACCGCGCCGAACAGTACGCCGAGCTGTCCGGGCTCGACCTCGGCAAGGTCATCTCCATCTCGGAGTCCGGGGGCGCTCAGCCGCCGATGCCGATGCCGCGCGGTGAGGCGGCCATGGCGGTGCCGCTCGAACCCGGCCAGCAGACCGTCGGGTTCAGCGTGACGGTGATCTGGGAGCTCGCCTGA
- the hpt gene encoding hypoxanthine phosphoribosyltransferase, with protein sequence MPAHSADLYEGDIKSVLLSEEQIHTRTAELAAQIADTYRDTVVEHGQDLLLVTVLKGAVMFVTDLARTIPLPTQLEFMAVSSYGSSTSSSGVVRILKDLDRDINDRDVLIVEDIVDSGLTLSWLLRNLATRQPRSLRVCTLLRKPDAVRADVDIEYVGFDIPNEFVVGYGLDYAERYRDLPYIGTLEPKVYGAD encoded by the coding sequence GTGCCTGCGCATTCCGCCGACCTGTACGAGGGCGACATCAAATCGGTGCTTCTCTCCGAAGAGCAGATCCACACCCGAACGGCGGAGCTGGCAGCGCAGATCGCCGACACCTACCGCGACACCGTCGTCGAACACGGGCAGGACCTGCTTCTGGTGACGGTGCTCAAGGGCGCCGTCATGTTCGTCACGGATCTGGCCCGCACCATCCCGCTGCCCACCCAGCTGGAGTTCATGGCCGTCAGCTCCTACGGCTCCTCGACCTCGTCGTCGGGGGTGGTGCGCATCCTCAAAGACCTCGACCGCGACATCAACGACCGCGATGTGCTGATCGTCGAGGACATCGTCGACTCGGGCCTGACGCTGTCGTGGCTGCTGCGCAACCTGGCCACGAGGCAGCCGCGGTCGCTGCGTGTGTGCACGCTGCTGCGCAAACCGGACGCGGTGCGCGCCGACGTCGACATCGAATACGTCGGCTTCGACATCCCCAACGAATTCGTGGTCGGCTACGGCCTCGACTACGCCGAGCGTTACCGCGACCTGCCCTACATCGGCACGCTGGAACCCAAGGTCTACGGCGCCGACTGA
- the tilS gene encoding tRNA lysidine(34) synthetase TilS → MDRPRAVAALRAELTGFARRHMTGQPRWCVALSGGADSLALTAAAAGLLPTTALIVDHRLQPDSAAVAETARTQALRLGCVEARVLQVDVGSAGGPEAAARTARYDALRAARGDAPVLLAHTLDDQAETVLLGLGRGSGPRSIAGMRVCDPPWFRPLLGVRRAVTVAACAELGLHPWVDPHNADPRYTRSRLRTEVLPLLEDVLAGGVAAALARTAAALQEDNDTLDAQAEAALGEVRTGAGLDTARLAGLPAAIRRRVIRAWLIAGGARGLSETQIRGVDALVSAWHGQGGVAVPSELTRQRLIAGRRDGLLTLHREPV, encoded by the coding sequence ATGGATCGACCGCGTGCTGTAGCTGCGCTGCGCGCGGAGCTGACCGGATTCGCCCGTCGTCACATGACCGGACAGCCACGGTGGTGTGTGGCGCTGTCGGGTGGTGCCGATTCGCTGGCCCTGACCGCGGCGGCCGCCGGCCTGCTGCCCACCACCGCGTTGATCGTCGACCACCGGCTGCAGCCGGATTCGGCCGCCGTCGCCGAGACCGCCAGAACGCAGGCGCTGCGGCTGGGCTGCGTCGAGGCGCGGGTGCTGCAGGTCGACGTCGGGTCGGCGGGCGGACCGGAGGCCGCCGCCCGCACCGCCCGCTACGACGCTCTGCGCGCCGCCCGCGGGGACGCCCCGGTGCTGCTCGCCCACACCCTCGACGACCAGGCGGAGACGGTGCTGCTGGGGCTGGGGCGCGGCTCGGGTCCGCGGTCGATCGCCGGGATGCGGGTGTGCGACCCACCGTGGTTCCGCCCGCTGCTGGGGGTGCGGCGCGCCGTCACCGTCGCCGCATGCGCCGAACTCGGTCTGCACCCGTGGGTGGACCCGCACAACGCCGATCCCCGCTACACCCGCAGCCGGTTGCGTACGGAGGTGCTGCCGCTGCTCGAGGACGTGCTCGCCGGCGGGGTGGCCGCGGCGCTGGCCCGCACCGCGGCCGCCCTGCAGGAGGACAACGACACCCTCGACGCGCAGGCCGAGGCCGCGCTCGGCGAGGTGCGCACCGGTGCCGGACTCGACACCGCGCGGCTGGCAGGCCTGCCGGCCGCGATCCGGCGCCGGGTGATCCGCGCCTGGCTGATCGCCGGCGGCGCCCGCGGGCTGAGTGAGACCCAGATCCGTGGGGTCGACGCGCTGGTGAGCGCATGGCACGGACAGGGCGGAGTGGCGGTGCCGTCGGAGTTGACGCGTCAGCGTCTGATCGCCGGACGCCGTGACGGGTTGCTGACCCTGCACCGTGAGCCGGTGTAG